A genomic window from Candidatus Kouleothrix ribensis includes:
- a CDS encoding cyclodeaminase/cyclohydrolase family protein produces the protein MSETFLDRPLSGFLSALASGSATPGGGSVAALTGAQAAALVAMVCNLTIGKKAYAAFEDDARALLAQAQARQAELAAFIQADTDAFDQIMAAYKLPKSTDDELAARKAAIQAATITATEVPLAMAAAARAVLPLCAPLAQHGSRTAVSDVGAAALAVRAAVPTALLNVAINLASIDDPAFAERARAQAAALVDGLDAQVAEVLAIVHARIAG, from the coding sequence ATGAGCGAAACGTTTCTCGATCGGCCGCTGAGCGGGTTTTTGAGCGCGCTGGCCAGTGGCAGCGCCACACCCGGCGGCGGCTCGGTGGCGGCGCTGACGGGCGCCCAGGCCGCCGCGCTGGTGGCGATGGTGTGCAACCTGACGATCGGCAAGAAGGCCTATGCAGCGTTCGAGGATGACGCGCGGGCGCTGCTGGCCCAGGCCCAGGCGCGCCAGGCCGAGCTGGCCGCGTTCATCCAGGCCGACACCGACGCATTCGACCAGATCATGGCGGCGTATAAGCTGCCCAAGTCTACCGACGACGAGCTGGCCGCGCGCAAAGCGGCCATCCAGGCCGCGACGATCACGGCCACCGAGGTGCCGCTGGCCATGGCTGCGGCCGCGCGCGCGGTGCTGCCGCTGTGCGCCCCACTGGCCCAGCACGGCAGCCGCACTGCCGTGAGCGATGTGGGCGCGGCCGCGCTGGCAGTGCGCGCGGCGGTGCCAACCGCGCTGCTGAATGTCGCGATCAACCTGGCCTCGATCGATGATCCTGCATTCGCCGAGCGGGCACGCGCCCAGGCCGCCGCGCTGGTGGATGGCCTCGACGCGCAGGTGGCCGAGGTGCTGGCGATCGTACACGCGCGCATCGCGGGGTAG
- a CDS encoding SGNH/GDSL hydrolase family protein — protein MQSSLIDTYAPPVLLAPLLPLLLLQGRYVRRVTPLLPAAAGPDVGMAPGAGPLLSLLVLGESTVAGVGAPDHASGLTGQVAQGLAERTGRAVRWRALGASGYTAARARERLLPKLPAEPADAVVLALGVNDALQGRAPARWAADLAELIAGARERVGHVPVLLAGVPPIGLFPALPQPLRWAMGWRAATLARAAARLAPTLARVRYSAARLESADGFFCADRFHPSAAGYHAWGGLLAAELAEWLAAA, from the coding sequence ATGCAATCCTCACTGATCGACACCTACGCGCCGCCGGTGCTGCTCGCGCCGCTGCTGCCGCTGCTGCTGCTGCAGGGCCGCTATGTGCGCCGGGTCACGCCGCTGCTGCCCGCCGCGGCCGGCCCCGACGTGGGCATGGCGCCGGGCGCGGGGCCGCTGCTCAGCCTGCTGGTGCTGGGCGAGTCGACTGTGGCGGGGGTTGGCGCGCCCGATCACGCCAGCGGGCTGACTGGCCAGGTTGCGCAGGGGCTGGCCGAGCGCACCGGCCGCGCGGTGCGCTGGCGCGCGCTTGGTGCGAGCGGCTACACCGCCGCGCGGGCGCGCGAGCGGCTGCTGCCCAAGCTGCCGGCTGAGCCGGCCGATGCCGTGGTGCTGGCGTTGGGCGTGAACGATGCGCTGCAGGGGCGTGCGCCCGCGCGCTGGGCCGCAGATCTGGCCGAGCTGATCGCCGGGGCGCGCGAGCGGGTTGGCCATGTGCCGGTGTTGCTTGCGGGTGTGCCGCCGATCGGGCTGTTCCCCGCGCTGCCGCAGCCGCTGCGCTGGGCCATGGGCTGGCGTGCGGCCACGCTGGCGCGCGCGGCTGCGCGGCTGGCGCCCACGCTCGCGCGGGTGCGCTACAGCGCGGCCCGGCTCGAGTCGGCCGATGGCTTCTTTTGCGCGGATCGCTTCCACCCCTCGGCCGCAGGCTACCACGCCTGGGGCGGGCTGCTCGCCGCCGAGCTAGCCGAATGGCTAGCCGCAGCCTAG